A single region of the Thermotoga profunda AZM34c06 genome encodes:
- the nikC gene encoding nickel transporter permease — MTERSENAISRWKPIIEDWKHTFYLWKKTKLAMIGTFIVIGFILMAIFAPLLAPYDPIKTNLPERLKAPSKAHLFGTDQFGRDIFSRVIHGARIEVWIIFLVTVISGTIGVAVGITAGYFGGVIDEILMRITDIFLAFPRLILAMALSAMLGRGLTNAILAISLVEWTVIARLARAEAMKVKSQPYIEAIKAVGASNIRILLFHVLPMCLSPVLVQLTLRMGTIILTAAGLGFLGLGAQPPTPEWGAIVSDGRSYLVQQWWISTFPGLFIAIVVLGFNLLGDGIRDILDPRLRR, encoded by the coding sequence TTGACTGAGAGATCAGAGAATGCAATTTCGCGTTGGAAACCGATTATAGAAGATTGGAAACATACCTTTTATCTGTGGAAAAAAACAAAGCTCGCTATGATAGGAACCTTCATAGTCATTGGTTTCATCTTAATGGCAATCTTTGCGCCACTTTTGGCACCGTATGACCCGATAAAAACCAATCTACCAGAAAGATTGAAAGCACCGAGTAAGGCTCATCTATTCGGTACAGATCAATTCGGACGTGATATCTTCAGCAGAGTAATTCATGGCGCAAGAATAGAAGTTTGGATAATATTCCTCGTGACGGTGATTAGTGGCACTATAGGTGTCGCAGTCGGAATAACTGCTGGATACTTCGGTGGTGTGATTGACGAAATTTTAATGCGTATCACTGATATTTTCCTTGCATTTCCACGGCTGATCCTTGCAATGGCTCTATCGGCGATGCTTGGAAGAGGTTTGACTAACGCTATATTGGCTATTTCCCTTGTTGAGTGGACAGTCATAGCAAGATTGGCGCGTGCGGAAGCGATGAAGGTAAAATCACAACCGTATATAGAGGCTATAAAAGCAGTTGGTGCAAGCAACATACGAATACTGCTTTTTCATGTGCTTCCGATGTGTTTGTCTCCAGTACTTGTACAATTGACACTCAGAATGGGTACGATTATTTTGACCGCTGCAGGGCTTGGATTTTTGGGACTTGGAGCACAACCACCAACACCCGAATGGGGTGCAATTGTCAGCGATGGTAGAAGTTATTTGGTTCAGCAATGGTGGATTTCAACTTTTCCAGGTTTATTTATTGCGATAGTTGTTCTTGGTTTTAATTTACTTGGGGATGGTATTCGAGATATACTCGATCCCAGACTCAGGAGGTAA
- a CDS encoding ABC transporter permease: MKLGSFIIRRLFLMLLVLFGVSVLVFVIAKVIPADPVGAILGGNAPIDLVEDMKRRLGLDKPLMNQFADYMLGLLKGDLGVSLKSNRPVIKDIANFFPATLELSICATVLSVILGIFLGILSAVYRNKFIDHFARVFSILGVSMPVFWTGLLLLLLFYFRLGWLPGTGRLGLFITPPTKYTGLYLIDSLISLNFEAFKDALAHLVLPSIVLGYSATASIARITRSSMLDVLRQDFIRTAKAKGIGRRLVIYRHALRNALIPVVTIIGLTFGGLLEGAVLTETIFGWPGLGRYIVNSLLLLDYPAIMGGTLFVAIIYSLVNLIVDIIYATLDPRMRV; this comes from the coding sequence ATGAAGCTTGGTTCTTTCATAATACGTAGACTGTTTTTGATGTTGCTTGTTCTTTTTGGTGTATCTGTACTGGTTTTTGTAATTGCTAAAGTCATACCAGCCGATCCAGTTGGGGCAATACTTGGGGGAAATGCACCGATTGATCTTGTGGAAGACATGAAAAGGCGTCTTGGACTCGATAAGCCACTAATGAATCAATTTGCTGACTACATGCTCGGGTTGTTGAAAGGTGATCTGGGTGTTTCTCTAAAAAGTAATAGGCCTGTTATAAAAGATATTGCAAATTTTTTCCCCGCCACATTGGAACTCTCTATATGTGCAACTGTTTTGTCCGTAATTCTTGGAATTTTCCTTGGAATTCTATCGGCAGTTTATAGAAATAAATTCATCGATCATTTTGCCAGAGTCTTCTCGATACTTGGTGTGTCAATGCCAGTTTTTTGGACTGGATTGTTGTTGTTGTTGCTTTTCTATTTTCGCTTAGGTTGGCTGCCAGGAACTGGTAGGCTTGGACTTTTTATCACTCCACCGACTAAATACACGGGATTGTATTTAATCGATTCATTAATATCACTCAACTTTGAAGCCTTTAAAGATGCTTTGGCACATTTGGTTTTGCCATCGATAGTCTTAGGTTACTCAGCAACCGCTTCGATAGCAAGAATCACACGCTCAAGCATGTTAGATGTTCTTAGACAGGATTTCATAAGAACTGCGAAAGCAAAAGGTATTGGTAGGCGTCTTGTCATATACCGCCATGCGCTTAGGAACGCACTCATACCTGTAGTCACTATAATAGGACTGACTTTCGGAGGCTTGCTCGAAGGCGCAGTTTTAACAGAGACGATCTTCGGTTGGCCTGGTCTTGGTAGGTACATTGTTAATTCCCTACTTTTACTGGATTATCCTGCGATCATGGGTGGAACTCTATTTGTTGCGATTATTTACTCTTTAGTCAATTTGATTGTTGATATTATCTATGCAACACTTGACCCAAGAATGCGTGTTTAG
- a CDS encoding ABC transporter substrate-binding protein, producing the protein MWKKVLVVLLVLVAVLSFAKTPKDTLVIAANTEIFITLDPAVCYETFAAAVVTSAYSGLTKIEPVNGVLTPVPDLAESWEVQQEGDRTVWTFHLRKGLVFANGDPLTAEDVVFSFKRVLTINKSPAWLFNELGFTKENMDETIIAKDPLTVVLKTKPLARNIVLSIIAPPWGGVVNKKVVLANQVNNDLGEAFLTDKSQGAGPFIIVEWKRKEHVILQSNPKYWAGEPPLKKIIINDVPEETTQFLLVQKGDVDIAWNITTEQAAQLRDAKSGNIRLVTTPEQSNEYVAMNVGWGPFKDEKVRLAIKYAIDYDAIINSVMRGFAILNQNFMPIGYFGYIELNPFKRDVQKAKQLLAEAGYPNGFEVEIITSTTDIRRNEAIIVQSNLADIGIKANIVQMPSSEMYAKYRQQGHQMIIAGWGIDYPDPDALAKPFANYRVKQLAWRNMWYDDYAADLAEKAGVELDDTKRAQMYKELQEYWITRSAFAMLYQPVGFWAVSNDVVGFERAVEGYTLTFDFTKISKK; encoded by the coding sequence ATGTGGAAAAAAGTTTTAGTGGTTTTGTTGGTGTTGGTTGCGGTTCTTAGTTTTGCCAAAACTCCAAAAGATACACTTGTCATAGCAGCCAACACAGAAATATTTATCACGCTTGATCCCGCCGTGTGTTATGAAACTTTTGCTGCTGCTGTTGTCACATCCGCTTATTCTGGTCTCACAAAAATTGAACCAGTAAATGGTGTTCTCACACCAGTTCCTGATCTTGCAGAAAGCTGGGAAGTTCAACAAGAAGGAGACAGAACCGTTTGGACTTTCCATTTGAGAAAAGGTCTTGTTTTTGCAAATGGAGATCCTCTCACTGCAGAAGATGTGGTCTTTTCGTTTAAGAGAGTTCTAACGATCAATAAATCACCGGCGTGGTTGTTCAATGAATTGGGTTTCACTAAAGAAAATATGGATGAAACAATCATCGCAAAAGATCCACTGACAGTTGTCCTTAAGACCAAACCTCTGGCAAGAAACATTGTACTCTCTATCATCGCTCCACCATGGGGTGGAGTAGTCAACAAAAAAGTAGTTTTGGCAAATCAAGTCAACAACGATCTTGGTGAGGCTTTCCTGACAGACAAATCCCAAGGTGCAGGACCATTTATAATAGTCGAATGGAAGCGCAAGGAACATGTAATTCTTCAATCAAATCCAAAATACTGGGCTGGTGAACCACCTCTGAAGAAAATCATAATCAACGATGTTCCTGAAGAAACGACTCAATTCCTGCTTGTTCAAAAGGGAGATGTAGATATAGCTTGGAATATAACTACAGAACAAGCAGCGCAACTGAGAGATGCAAAAAGTGGAAATATTCGTCTTGTTACCACACCTGAACAGTCGAATGAATATGTTGCGATGAACGTAGGTTGGGGCCCATTCAAAGACGAAAAAGTTAGGTTGGCAATAAAATACGCTATTGATTATGATGCAATTATCAATTCTGTCATGAGAGGTTTTGCGATATTGAACCAGAATTTCATGCCCATTGGGTATTTTGGTTATATCGAATTGAATCCATTCAAGAGAGATGTGCAAAAAGCGAAACAACTGTTAGCCGAGGCAGGTTATCCCAATGGTTTTGAAGTAGAAATAATAACAAGTACAACAGATATAAGGAGAAATGAAGCTATAATAGTTCAGTCGAATCTTGCCGATATAGGTATCAAAGCGAATATAGTACAAATGCCATCTTCGGAGATGTATGCGAAATATCGTCAGCAGGGTCATCAAATGATCATAGCCGGTTGGGGTATAGACTATCCCGATCCAGATGCACTTGCAAAGCCATTTGCCAACTATAGAGTTAAACAACTTGCTTGGAGAAACATGTGGTATGACGATTATGCAGCAGATTTGGCTGAGAAAGCTGGTGTCGAGCTGGATGATACCAAACGCGCCCAGATGTACAAAGAGTTGCAAGAATACTGGATAACAAGAAGCGCCTTTGCAATGCTGTACCAACCAGTTGGTTTCTGGGCGGTCAGTAATGATGTCGTTGGTTTCGAAAGAGCTGTTGAAGGTTACACATTGACCTTTGATTTCACAAAGATATCCAAGAAATAG
- a CDS encoding lysoplasmalogenase: MRRYTILFFSFFCLLCFAFEIRMPVFDKDNSIHSVYSYDHGDKREITIVFWDEDHPNPFIDLVYDIYRFFKWGRFYDIETFFVLKERILFKDDFCDSQSYNQLENLHNSAEVPIDDFERTDKNVVIYVSTWNHMFSNKPLAGTNYISFEKEELEGTRRDVEKIYSWKENVHLKSSLFLSLSMIFLGILTIYLKNKRKEVTVIKIFTTLCAVAIASMNADNVEWLIVFGLIFGTIGDAFMEKPERFIYGMASFLIGHLFYSISFGIKFTVPPSWIFIVTFAILTILYFGVLYRYLVGNRLSVSVYLVAIGTMFSFSFSPFYKGIYYLRFLLPIAGGLFVFSDFLIAVDKFVKRVPARHVIILGTYFVSQLIISLSTIF, encoded by the coding sequence ATGCGTAGATATACGATTCTTTTTTTTAGTTTCTTTTGCCTATTGTGTTTTGCTTTTGAAATAAGAATGCCAGTTTTTGATAAAGATAATTCTATACATAGTGTTTATTCCTATGATCATGGTGATAAAAGAGAAATCACCATTGTTTTTTGGGATGAAGATCATCCTAATCCTTTCATTGATCTTGTCTATGACATTTATCGTTTTTTCAAATGGGGTAGATTCTACGATATCGAAACGTTTTTTGTTTTGAAAGAACGTATATTGTTCAAAGATGATTTTTGTGATTCACAATCTTACAATCAGTTAGAAAATTTGCATAACAGTGCGGAGGTTCCTATCGATGATTTTGAAAGAACTGACAAAAATGTTGTCATCTACGTGAGTACATGGAATCACATGTTTTCGAACAAACCGTTGGCTGGTACAAATTACATCTCTTTTGAAAAAGAGGAGTTGGAAGGAACAAGAAGGGATGTCGAGAAAATCTACAGTTGGAAAGAAAATGTTCATCTGAAATCGAGTTTGTTCTTATCCTTATCGATGATTTTTTTGGGGATTTTGACTATCTATTTGAAAAATAAACGGAAAGAAGTCACTGTGATAAAAATTTTCACAACATTGTGTGCCGTTGCAATAGCATCTATGAATGCTGATAATGTTGAATGGTTGATTGTCTTTGGACTGATCTTTGGCACAATCGGCGATGCGTTTATGGAAAAGCCTGAAAGATTCATCTATGGTATGGCTTCATTTCTGATCGGTCATTTGTTTTATTCTATCAGTTTTGGTATCAAATTTACCGTTCCCCCATCATGGATTTTTATAGTGACATTTGCAATATTGACGATTTTGTATTTTGGGGTACTATATAGGTATTTGGTAGGTAATAGATTATCTGTATCTGTATATCTTGTGGCAATAGGAACCATGTTCAGTTTCTCATTTTCTCCTTTCTACAAGGGCATCTACTATCTAAGGTTTCTATTACCCATAGCAGGCGGACTGTTTGTCTTCTCTGACTTTCTCATCGCTGTTGATAAATTTGTGAAAAGAGTACCAGCACGTCATGTGATCATCCTTGGAACGTATTTTGTATCTCAGTTGATTATTTCGTTATCAACGATCTTTTAA
- a CDS encoding phospholipase D family nuclease yields MRNVILLFLLFSFLAYCFQIDLVDIHFSPKGGCTEAIIQQINQTQKEIKIMIYSFTSELIANALLQAFNRGIYIEIIIDEGNDISRYSQTSFLRQNGIKVYIDGKEAIHHNKVIIIDQEIVITGSFNFSKAAEQSNAENLVILKSTELASIYLANYELHKNHSYLRVEETKEFGIEETLESTPAQNLYNTN; encoded by the coding sequence GTGAGAAATGTCATTTTATTATTCTTATTATTTTCCTTTCTTGCGTACTGTTTTCAAATAGATCTCGTTGACATCCACTTTTCTCCAAAAGGTGGATGTACCGAAGCCATTATTCAGCAGATAAACCAGACACAAAAAGAGATCAAGATTATGATCTATTCTTTCACATCTGAGCTTATTGCTAATGCGCTTTTACAAGCATTCAACAGAGGAATTTATATAGAAATAATTATCGACGAAGGCAACGATATCTCAAGATATTCTCAAACCTCTTTTCTGAGACAAAATGGAATAAAGGTCTATATCGATGGAAAGGAAGCCATTCATCACAATAAAGTGATCATAATAGACCAAGAAATAGTTATCACTGGTTCATTCAATTTTTCAAAGGCAGCAGAACAATCAAACGCAGAAAATTTAGTAATTCTCAAATCAACTGAATTAGCAAGTATTTATCTCGCAAATTATGAATTACATAAAAACCATTCTTACCTTCGTGTGGAAGAAACAAAAGAGTTCGGTATCGAAGAAACACTCGAAAGCACGCCAGCACAAAATTTATACAACACAAATTAA
- a CDS encoding chromate transporter: MKDSKLLYKVFLTFLKISTFTLGGGYAMIPVMQWEAKKLGWVSEDDFYKDLSLAQSIPGPIAFNTAVMIGKRVAGVFGAFLAGFAIVLPPFFAIVAVASLIKPFSNNVYVQGFLRGCYAAVIGLVFNVLYGLVKRQKWDVFKLGVVSIGVVLLVLNASLLIPVFLGVVGILYLKGGKAE, from the coding sequence ATGAAAGATTCTAAGTTGTTGTACAAGGTTTTCCTTACCTTTCTGAAGATATCTACCTTTACACTCGGTGGAGGTTATGCAATGATTCCTGTCATGCAGTGGGAAGCTAAGAAACTCGGATGGGTTAGTGAAGATGATTTTTACAAAGATCTTTCACTTGCACAGTCAATCCCCGGTCCGATTGCTTTCAACACTGCTGTAATGATCGGTAAAAGGGTGGCTGGCGTTTTTGGAGCCTTTTTAGCAGGGTTCGCTATCGTTTTACCACCATTCTTCGCAATAGTAGCTGTAGCAAGCTTGATCAAACCTTTTTCGAACAATGTATATGTTCAAGGTTTCTTGAGAGGTTGTTATGCTGCTGTAATAGGGCTTGTTTTCAATGTCCTTTATGGTCTTGTGAAACGTCAAAAATGGGATGTCTTCAAATTAGGAGTTGTATCGATAGGTGTTGTGCTTCTTGTTCTCAATGCTTCTCTACTTATTCCAGTTTTTCTTGGAGTTGTTGGAATTTTATATCTAAAAGGGGGTAAAGCAGAGTGA
- a CDS encoding chromate transporter, which produces MILKLIWIFLKIGFFAFGGGWAIVGILRNEMISNKILSAEEFTQAVSIAQITPGPVAINLATYTGYKYFGFLGAIVNTFAFLLAPILIISVLFLLAKRVKVDKERWSKALTGITTVMIAVTLYSLVVPKINDLVMISIATAVFSCISKFKIHPLILIFLSGFVGVVVYGFL; this is translated from the coding sequence GTGATCTTGAAGCTCATATGGATCTTCCTCAAAATAGGTTTTTTTGCATTTGGTGGAGGCTGGGCAATTGTAGGGATCTTGAGAAATGAAATGATATCGAACAAGATATTGTCTGCTGAAGAATTTACTCAAGCAGTCTCAATAGCACAAATAACTCCAGGTCCTGTTGCGATCAATCTTGCAACATACACTGGTTATAAGTACTTTGGTTTTCTTGGAGCCATAGTAAATACCTTTGCTTTTTTACTCGCTCCTATTTTGATAATTTCGGTCTTGTTCTTATTAGCTAAACGTGTCAAAGTAGATAAAGAAAGATGGTCTAAGGCACTTACAGGTATCACCACGGTGATGATTGCTGTAACTTTGTACTCTCTGGTTGTACCAAAGATAAATGATTTAGTGATGATATCAATTGCCACTGCAGTGTTTTCCTGCATTTCAAAGTTCAAAATTCATCCGCTTATTTTGATCTTTTTGAGTGGGTTTGTTGGTGTGGTTGTTTATGGGTTTCTTTGA
- a CDS encoding carbohydrate ABC transporter permease translates to MKQSIFIDIIIWLFLIIFAVFILTPIVFMFTASIMSSRNIMKIPYPWISGEFKWENYWQAIKGNDGKFFYLKSIWNSFLVASLTTIGTVLLCSLTGYGLAKYRFKGRTFIFLMILSTMMIPFEAIMIPLYLIVTNMGMQDTYAGLIVPLLMNAFGIFMMRQYLLTFPDELIDAARIDGTSEFGIYWRIVLPNSLPAITTLAILTFRSQWDNLLWPLLVIQSPEKKTIPLYIIQFATEKYTNEGAMMAAAVIASIPMFVLFFTLTKYFLSGAELFAARKD, encoded by the coding sequence GTGAAACAGTCAATATTCATAGATATCATCATATGGTTGTTCTTGATAATATTTGCAGTTTTCATTCTCACACCTATTGTTTTCATGTTCACAGCTTCTATAATGTCTTCGAGAAACATAATGAAAATACCATACCCATGGATCAGTGGAGAGTTCAAATGGGAGAATTATTGGCAGGCTATAAAAGGAAATGACGGGAAGTTTTTCTATCTGAAGAGTATTTGGAATTCATTTTTAGTAGCTTCTTTGACAACAATTGGAACTGTACTTTTGTGTTCATTGACAGGCTATGGTCTTGCAAAATACAGATTCAAAGGACGAACCTTTATATTTTTAATGATTCTAAGCACCATGATGATTCCCTTCGAAGCGATAATGATCCCACTTTATCTTATTGTTACCAACATGGGTATGCAAGACACATATGCAGGATTGATTGTTCCTCTTTTGATGAATGCATTTGGTATCTTCATGATGAGACAATATCTTTTGACTTTCCCAGACGAATTGATCGATGCGGCAAGAATAGACGGGACAAGTGAGTTTGGCATATACTGGAGAATAGTTTTACCTAACAGCCTTCCAGCTATTACCACACTTGCCATTCTGACATTTAGATCTCAATGGGACAATCTGTTATGGCCTCTGCTTGTGATACAGAGTCCTGAGAAGAAAACGATACCATTGTATATTATTCAATTTGCAACAGAAAAATATACCAACGAAGGTGCAATGATGGCGGCCGCAGTGATTGCCAGCATACCAATGTTTGTTTTGTTTTTTACACTCACAAAGTACTTTCTATCTGGTGCAGAGCTCTTTGCAGCGAGAAAAGATTAG
- a CDS encoding carbohydrate ABC transporter permease: protein MYLRTLERKKAFWGFVFTIPAIVFFAIFSFYPMANAFWMSFFRKELLSLKAPKFIGFNNYIYLFKSEAFWNSIKATTIFAIGTFIPMVVFSLIFAALILTRRRFQKFLQMAYYSPAVLSSVVAAAIWLLIFDPRGLSNQFLNFIFSTKGIDYHWLSNESMLRFATIIVYFWKYVGYFTIIFVAGMASIPRSVHEAAIIDGANKWQDFFYITLPLIKPTTLLVSVMSMIQCLRTFSTQYLFVQGGAPLKPIDVITLNIYNTAIRDRQIGRASAMSVILFSIIMSFSYLQIKFSKTEDVTY, encoded by the coding sequence ATGTATCTGAGAACTTTAGAAAGAAAGAAGGCATTTTGGGGATTTGTGTTCACAATACCTGCGATAGTCTTTTTTGCGATATTCAGTTTTTATCCCATGGCTAACGCCTTTTGGATGAGTTTTTTCAGAAAGGAACTTTTATCGCTTAAAGCTCCAAAATTCATAGGTTTCAACAACTACATATATCTTTTTAAATCAGAAGCTTTTTGGAATTCAATCAAAGCAACGACTATTTTTGCCATTGGCACTTTCATTCCTATGGTTGTATTCAGTTTAATTTTTGCGGCTTTGATACTTACCAGAAGAAGATTTCAAAAATTCCTTCAAATGGCGTATTATTCACCAGCGGTTCTATCATCAGTTGTTGCAGCAGCAATCTGGCTTCTAATCTTTGATCCAAGAGGATTGTCTAACCAATTTTTGAACTTCATCTTTAGTACTAAAGGAATTGATTATCACTGGCTATCGAACGAAAGTATGTTGAGATTTGCAACTATAATAGTTTATTTCTGGAAATACGTTGGTTATTTTACAATCATCTTTGTTGCTGGTATGGCGAGTATCCCCAGATCTGTTCATGAAGCTGCCATAATAGATGGTGCAAACAAATGGCAAGATTTTTTCTATATTACATTACCCTTGATAAAACCTACAACATTATTGGTGTCAGTTATGTCAATGATTCAATGCCTTAGAACCTTCAGTACACAATATTTGTTCGTTCAAGGTGGTGCTCCTCTCAAACCAATTGATGTAATAACGCTCAATATATACAACACAGCTATAAGAGATCGGCAAATTGGTAGAGCGAGTGCTATGAGTGTAATACTTTTCTCGATAATCATGTCTTTCAGTTATCTTCAGATCAAATTCTCAAAAACTGAAGATGTTACTTACTGA